The Bombus terrestris chromosome 4, iyBomTerr1.2, whole genome shotgun sequence genome has a window encoding:
- the LOC100645870 gene encoding ADAM 17-like protease — protein sequence MELQNIFLIYYVLFTIQNTYGLHRNLKYYETLHLSQLQHNIVKRGIQHSYHPYNKINELEFYSHGRYFRLILTPRREVIHSKFKAYEVNGNGEEKTIHLDHESFYHGRVFGEIDSHAQMHIDNGVLTGSITISDETFHIEPSWRHLPHLGNETMIIYKSSDVKLSWEHFEHGEGHTHGAPKTCGYVKEELDIPVNNEEEKEVEEKSDPKSHEHSRAKRQTETYEYTPTKTRCPLLLVADYRFYQEMGASSTKTTINYLISLIDRVHKIYNDTLWQERQEQDGFKGMGFVIKKIVVHSEPTRVRGGETHYNMVREKWDVRTLLEVFSREYSHKDFCLAHLFTDLKFEGGILGLAYVGSPRRNSVGGICTPEYFKNGYTLYLNSGLSSSRNHYGQRVITREADLVTAHEFGHNWGSEHDPDITECSPSASQGGSYLMYTYSVSGYDVNNKRFSPCSLRSIRKVLQAKSGRCFSEPEESFCGNLRVEGDEECDAGLLGTEDNDACCDKNCKLRRSQGAVCSDKNSPCCQSCAFMPLGVKCRDAQYATCEQESRCTGASSECPRSPPMKDGTGCLERGQCRLGKCVPYCETQGLQSCMCDTIGDACKRCCRMSLNETCFPIDPQDILPDGTPCIQGFCNKGICEKTIQDVVERFWDIIEDININKVMRFLKDNIVGAVIIITAIVWIPTSCVISYIDHRRIKESEKKWRWKHTDELIHPDEQRQIIRIGGQRQKIPHVTQQS from the exons ATGgtcttcatagaaatttaaagtATTATGAAACTCTTCATCTATCCCAATTGCAACATAACATTGTAAAACGGGGTATTCAGCATAGTTACCAtccttataataaaataaatgaattagaGTTTTACTCCCATGGACGAtactttcgattaattttaacaccaagAAGAGAAGTTATTCATTCCAAATTCAAAGCATATGAAGTAAATGGTAATGGAGAAGAAAAGACTATACATTTAG ATCACGAAAGCTTTTATCATGGACGAGTATTTGGTGAAATTGATTCTCATGCACAAATGCATATTGACAATGGTGTTCTTACAGGCAGCATTACAATTTCCGATGAAACATTTCACATTGAG CCATCTTGGAGACATCTTCCTCATTTAGGAaatgaaacaatgattatttatAAATCATCAGATGTTAAATTAAGTTGGGAACATTTTGAACATGGAGAAGGGCATACACATGGTGCTCCCAAAACTTGTGGATACGTAAAAGAGGAATTAG ACATTCCGGTAAATaacgaggaagagaaagaagtagaagaaaagtCTGATCCTAAATCACATGAACATTCCAGGGCAAAGAGACAGACGGAAACTTATGAATATACTCCAACAAAAACAAGATGTCCATTATTATTAGTTGCTGACTATCGTTTTTACCAAGAAATGGGTGCTAGCAgtacaaaaactacaattaatTATCTA ATAAGTTTAATTGATAGAgtacataaaatttataatgataCTTTATGGCAAGAAAGACAAGAACAAGATGGATTTAAAGGAATGGGCTTTGTCATTAAAAAGATTGTAGTTCATAGCGAACCAACTCGTGTAAGAGGTGGTGAGACACATTATAATATGGTTAGAGAAAAATGGGATGTTCGCACATTGCTTGAG GTTTTTAGTCGAGAATATAGTCACAAAGATTTTTGTTTAGCTCATTTATTTACTGATCTTAAATTCGAAGGTGGTATATTAGGATTGGCATATGTTGGGTCACCTCGTAGAAACTCAGTAGGTGGAATTTGTACACCAG aatatttcaaaaatggCTACACATTATATCTCAATTCAGGTTTAAGTTCTAGTAGGAATCACTATGGACAAAGAGTTATCACAAGAGAAGCAGACTTAGTTACTGCACATGAATTTGGTCACAATTGGGGCTCTGAACATGATCCAGATATAACA gaaTGCAGTCCAAGTGCTAGTCAAGGAGGTTCATACTTAATGTATACGTATAGTGTTAGTGGATATGATGTGAATAACAAG CGTTTTTCACCATGTAGTTTAAGATCTATTAGAAAAGTATTACAAGCAAAGTCAGGTCGCTGCTTTTCCGAACCAGAAGAATCATTCTGTGGTAATTTACGGGTTGAAGGAGATGAAGAATGCGATGCAGGATTGCTTGGTACAGAAGACAATGATGCTTGTTgtgataaaaattgtaaactTCGTAGAAGTCAAGGAGCAGTTTGTAG TGATAAAAATTCACCTTGTTGTCAAAGTTGTGCATTCATGCCATTAGGTGTAAAATGTCGCGATGCACAATATGCTACATGCGAACAAGAATCACGCTGTACAGGAGCATCTAGTGAATGTCCTAGATCTCCACCAATGAAGGATGGTACAGGTTGCCTTGAAAGAGGTCAATGCAGACTTGGAAAATGTGTACCATATTGTGAGACACAGGGTTTGCAGAGTTGCATGTGTGATACAA TTGGAGATGCATGTAAAAGATGCTGTCGAATGAGTTTAAATGAAACATGTTTCCCCATAGATCCACAAGATATTTTACCTGATGGAACACCATGTATTCAAGGCTTCTGTAATAAG GGTATTTGTGAAAAAACAATTCAAGATGTAGTAGAGCGATTTTGGGATATTATTGAGGACATAAACATTAACAAAGTTATGCGATTTTTAAAAGATAATATAGTAGGTGCTGTTATAATTATTACTGCCATTGTATGGATTCCCACTAGCTGCGTTATTAGTTACATCGACCACAGACGAATTAAAGAAAGTGAAAAAAAGTGGCGTTGGAAGCACACAGATGAACTTATTCACCCAGATGAGCAAAGACAAATTATCCGTATTGGTGGACAACGACAAAAGATACCCCACGTTACGCAACAATCGTAA